The following are from one region of the Muntiacus reevesi chromosome 3, mMunRee1.1, whole genome shotgun sequence genome:
- the RSPH3 gene encoding radial spoke head protein 3 homolog isoform X1, translated as MRRLVDQEDAGRRSREPEVPGRTGNLPQKPAGRSSPEAPPLDGTLGCWATGAGAAGGFGGAQNRPCVAPSSCPGNLPARPPPFLPPLLASRNPCPWHYVHLSGSHDTLVPTCFEAKLHRKGSGPTPGATSTLAERASPAMATYTYTSRPRALPSQRRRYRDDLMQQAEEPVHYGNIMYDRRVIRGNTYALQSVPLPGQPDPIEIQRQQQARRRALARKRAQEQLRPHTPEPVEGRKHVDVQTELYLEEIADRIIEVDMECQTDAFLDRPPTPLFIPAKTGKDVATEILEGELFDFDLEVKPMLEVLVGKTIEQSLLEVMEEEELANLRASQYAYEELRNVELAEVQRLEEQERRHREEKERRKQQQWQVVHKHSETSQKIAARAFAQRYLADLLPSVFDSLRDGGYFYDPIERDIEIGFLPWLMNEVDKSMEYSMVGRTVLDMLIREVVERRLNLYEQKEGRHAPVRPEYGLGGPGGTREPLVGFESRDQGAAQAQRPLPDRDSLQRTAYDARYMDSVSSRERRLAEEDDELTEMRSSLEREELSQ; from the exons ATGCGCAGGCTCGTTGATCAGGAAGACGCGGGTAGGCGGAGTCGAGAACCGGAAGTGCCCGGGCGCACCGGAAACCTTCCCCAGAAGCCCGCCGGCCGGAGCAGCCCTGAGGCCCCGCCCCTCGACGGAACGCTGGGTTGCTGGGCAACCGGCGCGGGCGCCGCGGGAGGGTTCGGCGGTGCCCAGAACCGTCCCTGTGTAGCCCCTTCTTCCTGCCCTGGCAACCTCCCGGCCCGCCCGCCTCCCTTCTTGCCGCCCCTCCTCGCATCACGGAATCCCTGCCCTTGGCACTACGTGCACCTCTCCGGCTCACACGACACTCTAGTGCCCACCTGCTTCGAAGCCAAGCTTCACCGAAAGGGAAGCGGGCCGACCCCGGGCGCGACCTCCACGTTGGCTGAGCGCGCCTCCCCGGCCATGGCCACCTACACCTACACCAGCCGGCCCCGGGCCTTGCCCTCCCAGCGCCGCCGTTACCGGGACGACCTGATGCAGCA AGCTGAAGAACCTGTGCATTACGGAAACATAATGTATGACAGAAGGGTAATCCGAGGCAACACTTACGCTCTGCAGTCAGTACCCCTG CCTGGGCAGCCTGATCCTATAGAGATTCAGAGACAGCAGCAGGCCAGGAGGAGGGCTTTAGCCAGAAAACGAGCCCAAGAACAGCTCAGACCACATACGCCTGAACCCGTGGAAGGCAGAAAACATGTGGATGTGCAGACAG AATTATACCTTGAAGAAATTGCTGACCGCATAATAGAAGTTGATATGGAGTGCCAAACAGATGCATTTTTGGACAGACCACCAACACCACTCTTTATTCCTGCCAAAACTGGCAAAGATGTGGCCACTGAAATTCTAGAAGGAGAG CTGTTTGACTTTGATCTTGAAGTTAAACCAATGTTAGAAGTTTTGGTGGGGAAGACCATCGAGCAGTCTCTTCTGGAAGTGATGGAAGAAGAGGAGCTGGCAAACCTGCGGGCCAGTCAGTACGCGTATGAAGAGCTCCGCAACGTCGAGCTTGCTGAAGTCCAGCGACTGGAAGAGCAGGAGAGACGGCACCGAGAGGAAAAA GAACGCCGgaagcagcagcagtggcaggTGGTCCACAAGCACAGTGAGACCTCGCAGAAGATCGCGGCTCGAGCGTTTGCACAGCGTTACCTGGCCGACCTCCTCCCGTCCGTTTTTGACAGCCTTCGGGATGGTGGCTACTTCTATGATCCCATTGAAAGAG ATATTGAGATAGGATTCCTCCCATGGCTAATGAATGAAGTTGACAAAAGCATGGAGTACAGCATGGTGGGAAGAACAGTGCTTGACA TGTTGATTCGTGAGGTGGTTGAGAGGAGACTGAATCTCTATGAGCAGAAGGAGGGCAGGCACGCCCCTGTGAGGCCTGAGTACGGGCTCGGCGGTCCCGGAGGAACGAGAGAGCCGCTGGTGGGTTTCGAATCCCGGGATCAGGGTGCAGCCCAGGCCCAGAGACCCCTTCCAGACAGAGACTCCCTACAGAGAACGGCGTACGACGCAAGGTACATGGATAGCGTGTCGTCCCGGGAAAGGAGGCTCGCGGAAGAAGATGACGAACTGACAGAAATGAGGAGCTCCTTGGAGAGGGAAGAGCTGTCGCAGTAG
- the RSPH3 gene encoding radial spoke head protein 3 homolog isoform X2 translates to MRRLVDQEDAGRRSREPEVPGRTGNLPQKPAGRSSPEAPPLDGTLGCWATGAGAAGGFGGAQNRPCVAPSSCPGNLPARPPPFLPPLLASRNPCPWHYVHLSGSHDTLVPTCFEAKLHRKGSGPTPGATSTLAERASPAMATYTYTSRPRALPSQRRRYRDDLMQQAEEPVHYGNIMYDRRVIRGNTYALQSVPLPGQPDPIEIQRQQQARRRALARKRAQEQLRPHTPEPVEGRKHVDVQTELYLEEIADRIIEVDMECQTDAFLDRPPTPLFIPAKTGKDVATEILEGELFDFDLEVKPMLEVLVGKTIEQSLLEVMEEEELANLRASQYAYEELRNVELAEVQRLEEQERRHREEKERRKQQQWQVVHKHSETSQKIAARAFAQRYLADLLPSVFDSLRDGGYFYDPIERDIEIGFLPWLMNEVDKSMEYSMVGRTVLDIYQFY, encoded by the exons ATGCGCAGGCTCGTTGATCAGGAAGACGCGGGTAGGCGGAGTCGAGAACCGGAAGTGCCCGGGCGCACCGGAAACCTTCCCCAGAAGCCCGCCGGCCGGAGCAGCCCTGAGGCCCCGCCCCTCGACGGAACGCTGGGTTGCTGGGCAACCGGCGCGGGCGCCGCGGGAGGGTTCGGCGGTGCCCAGAACCGTCCCTGTGTAGCCCCTTCTTCCTGCCCTGGCAACCTCCCGGCCCGCCCGCCTCCCTTCTTGCCGCCCCTCCTCGCATCACGGAATCCCTGCCCTTGGCACTACGTGCACCTCTCCGGCTCACACGACACTCTAGTGCCCACCTGCTTCGAAGCCAAGCTTCACCGAAAGGGAAGCGGGCCGACCCCGGGCGCGACCTCCACGTTGGCTGAGCGCGCCTCCCCGGCCATGGCCACCTACACCTACACCAGCCGGCCCCGGGCCTTGCCCTCCCAGCGCCGCCGTTACCGGGACGACCTGATGCAGCA AGCTGAAGAACCTGTGCATTACGGAAACATAATGTATGACAGAAGGGTAATCCGAGGCAACACTTACGCTCTGCAGTCAGTACCCCTG CCTGGGCAGCCTGATCCTATAGAGATTCAGAGACAGCAGCAGGCCAGGAGGAGGGCTTTAGCCAGAAAACGAGCCCAAGAACAGCTCAGACCACATACGCCTGAACCCGTGGAAGGCAGAAAACATGTGGATGTGCAGACAG AATTATACCTTGAAGAAATTGCTGACCGCATAATAGAAGTTGATATGGAGTGCCAAACAGATGCATTTTTGGACAGACCACCAACACCACTCTTTATTCCTGCCAAAACTGGCAAAGATGTGGCCACTGAAATTCTAGAAGGAGAG CTGTTTGACTTTGATCTTGAAGTTAAACCAATGTTAGAAGTTTTGGTGGGGAAGACCATCGAGCAGTCTCTTCTGGAAGTGATGGAAGAAGAGGAGCTGGCAAACCTGCGGGCCAGTCAGTACGCGTATGAAGAGCTCCGCAACGTCGAGCTTGCTGAAGTCCAGCGACTGGAAGAGCAGGAGAGACGGCACCGAGAGGAAAAA GAACGCCGgaagcagcagcagtggcaggTGGTCCACAAGCACAGTGAGACCTCGCAGAAGATCGCGGCTCGAGCGTTTGCACAGCGTTACCTGGCCGACCTCCTCCCGTCCGTTTTTGACAGCCTTCGGGATGGTGGCTACTTCTATGATCCCATTGAAAGAG ATATTGAGATAGGATTCCTCCCATGGCTAATGAATGAAGTTGACAAAAGCATGGAGTACAGCATGGTGGGAAGAACAGTGCTTGACA TATATCAATTCTATtaa